The following proteins are encoded in a genomic region of Sparus aurata chromosome 11, fSpaAur1.1, whole genome shotgun sequence:
- the LOC115592087 gene encoding trace amine-associated receptor 13c-like: MVMDTLIAADLCIPLNTSFRSMLVTPTAMFIRTLLSCISVLTVVLNLLVIISISHFRQLQTPTNLILLSLAVTDLLVGLVVMPPAIIMMQSVLFLDKNSCVFLCLCGFILTSASVGSMVLISVDRYVAISHPLRYSSMITPRRVQFCMSLCWFCSVTYNFMLLKDHLSQIDLLNSCYQECLLDINYISGAVDLLVTFFCPLTVIIVLYMRVFVVAVSQARVMRSQISALKLNTVTVKRSDMKAARTVGVILLVFVLCILPFYSSSIAGQDITTHGSSFQTWLFSCNSSFNPLIYAFFYPWFRKSVKVIVSLQILQPGSCEAKIM; the protein is encoded by the exons ATGGTCATGGACACACTGATAGCAGCTGATCTCTGTATCCCCCTCAACACCTCCTTCAGGTCAATGCTTGTTACTCCCACAGCCATGTTCATCAGAACACTGCTGTCCTGCATCTCTGTGCTCACTGTGGTGCTCAACTTGTTGGTCATCATCTCTATCTCCCACTTCAG GCAGCTCCAGACCCCCACCaatctcatcctcctctctctagCTGTGACTGACTTGTTGGTGGGCCTTGTAGTGATGCCACCTGCAATTATCATGATGcaatctgttttgtttctggataaaaattcatgtgttttcttgtgCCTGTGTGGCTTcatcctcacctctgcctctgttgGGAGCATGGTGCTCATATCAGTGGACCGTTATGTGGCTATTTCTCACCCTCTGCGCTATTCTTCCATGATAACACCAAGAAGAGTTCAATTCTGTATGTCTCTGTGTTGGTTCTGTTCGGTTACCTACAACTTCATGTTACTGAAAGATCACTTGTCACAGATAGATTTGTTGAATTCCTGCTATCAAGAGTGTTTACTTGACATAAACTACATTTCCGGGGCAGTGGACTTGCTGGTCACctttttctgccctcttactgtCATCATAGTTCTCTATATGAGAGTGTTTGTGGTGGCTGTGTCACAGGCACGTGTTATGCGGTCTCAAATTTCAGCTCTCAAATTAAACACTGTGACTGTTAAGAGATCTGACATGAAGGCTGCTAGAACTGTTGGTGTTATCCTTCTTGTGTTTGTACTTTGTATCCTTCCATTCTACAGTTCTTCTATAGCAGGACAGGACATCACTACTCATGGTTCATCATTTCAAACTTGGCTGTTCAGTTGTAACTCCAGTTTTAATCCTCTGATCTATGCCTTTTTCTACCCTTGGTTTAGAAAATCAGTTAAAGTCATTGTCAGCCTTCAGATACTACAGCCAGGCTCCTGTGAGGCCAAGATAATGTAG
- the LOC115591579 gene encoding trace amine-associated receptor 13c-like, which produces METLKAADLCIPLNTSCRSMDVTPRTIVIKTLLSCISVLTVVLNLLVIISISHFRQLQTPTNLILLSLAVSDLLVGLVVMPPEIIMFQSCMFLYKISCALFYIFSFILTSASVGSMVLISVDRYVAICYPLRYSSIITTRRVQFCMSLCWFCSVTYNFMLLKDHLSQIDLLNSCYQECFLVINYIFGAVDLFVTFFCPLTVIIVLYMRVFVVAVSQARVMRSQISALKSNTMTVKSSEMKAARTVGVILLVFVLCLLPYYSSSIAGQDTTSVASSVQIWLFYCNSSFNPLIYAFFYPWFRKSVKVIVSLQILQPGSCEAKIM; this is translated from the exons ATGGAGACACTGAAAGCAGCTGACCTCTGTATCCCCCTCAACACCTCCTGCAGGTCAATGGATGTTACTCCCAGAACCATCGTCATCAAAACACTGCTGTCCTGCATCTCTGTACTCACTGTGGTGCTCAACTTGTTGGTCATCATCTCTATCTCCCACTTCAG GCAGCTCCAGACCCCCACCaatctcatcctcctctctctagCTGTGTCTGACTTGTTGGTGGGCCTTGTAGTGATGCCACCTGAAATTATCATGTTTCAATCCTGTATGTTTCTATATAAAATTTCATGTgctcttttttacatttttagctTCATCCTCACGTCTGCCTCTGTTGGGAGCATGGTGCTCATATCAGTGGACCGTTATGTGGCTATTTGTTATCCTCTGCGTTATTCTTCCATAATAACAACAAGGAGAGTTCAATTCTGTATGTCTCTGTGTTGGTTCTGTTCGGTTACCTACAACTTCATGTTACTGAAAGATCACTTGTCACAGATAGATTTGTTGAATTCCTGCTATCAAGAGTGTTTTCTTGTCATAAACTACATTTTCGGGGCAGTAGACTTGTTTGTCACctttttctgccctcttactgtCATCATAGTTCTCTATATGAGAGTGTTTGTGGTGGCTGTGTCACAGGCACGTGTTATGCGGTCTCAAATTTCAGCTCTCAAATCAAATACTATGACTGTTAAGAGTTCTGAGATGAAGGCTGCTAGAACTGTTGGTGTTATCCTTCTtgtgtttgtactttgtctCCTTCCATACTACAGTTCTTCTATAGCAGGACAGGACACCACAAGTGTGGCTTCATCAGTTCAAATTTGGCTGTTCTATTGTAACTCCAGTTTTAATCCTCTGATCTATGCCTTTTTCTACCCGTGGTTTAGAAAATCAGTTAAAGTCATTGTCAGCCTTCAGATACTACAGCCAGGCTCCTGTGAGGCTAAGATAATGTAG